The Nocardioides salarius genome includes a region encoding these proteins:
- a CDS encoding ferritin-like fold-containing protein produces MTESQAGDTPVSRAREAELALADPAYREAVVDLLGVLAYGEMSAFERLAEDAKLAPTLEDRLAIAQMAASEVARVDRLHRRIRELDGDPFVAMAPFRSALDLFHEHTAPSDWYEGLIKAYVGDGLADDFYREIAAYLDAGTRELVLSSLEEGPHAAFVVDRVRAGIARDHRLGGRLALWGRRLMGEALIQAQRVAAEREALSALLAGGVDRPGLDLAALGRMFTRLTERHTERMSELGLDA; encoded by the coding sequence ATGACTGAATCCCAGGCCGGCGACACGCCCGTCTCCCGGGCGCGCGAGGCGGAGCTGGCGCTCGCCGATCCCGCCTACCGCGAGGCGGTCGTCGACCTGCTCGGCGTGCTGGCCTACGGCGAGATGTCGGCCTTCGAGCGGCTGGCCGAGGACGCCAAGCTGGCCCCCACGCTCGAGGACCGGCTGGCCATCGCGCAGATGGCGGCCAGCGAGGTGGCCCGGGTCGACCGGCTGCACCGACGCATCCGCGAGCTCGACGGCGACCCGTTCGTGGCGATGGCGCCCTTCCGCAGCGCGCTCGACCTCTTCCACGAGCACACCGCGCCCTCCGACTGGTACGAGGGCCTGATCAAGGCCTACGTCGGGGACGGGCTGGCCGACGACTTCTACCGCGAGATCGCCGCCTACCTCGACGCCGGCACCCGCGAGCTGGTGCTGTCCTCGCTCGAGGAGGGCCCGCACGCGGCGTTCGTGGTCGACCGGGTGCGCGCCGGGATCGCGCGCGACCACCGGCTGGGCGGCCGGCTGGCGCTGTGGGGCCGGCGGCTGATGGGCGAGGCGCTGATCCAGGCCCAGCGGGTGGCCGCCGAGCGCGAGGCGCTCTCGGCGCTGCTGGCCGGGGGCGTGGACCGCCCCGGGCTCGACCTGGCCGCGCTGGGCCGGATGTTCACCCGGCTCACCGAGCGCCACACCGAGCGGATGTCCGAGCTCGGCCTCGACGCCTGA
- a CDS encoding DUF3107 domain-containing protein, translated as MEVKIGIQQAQRELSVETDETAEQVQQQVATAVESGGVVTLTDTKGRTVLVPAAKLAYVEIGTASVGTVGFRS; from the coding sequence GTGGAGGTCAAGATCGGCATCCAGCAGGCCCAGCGCGAGCTGAGCGTCGAGACCGACGAGACGGCCGAGCAGGTGCAGCAGCAGGTCGCCACCGCCGTCGAGTCCGGTGGCGTCGTGACCCTGACCGACACCAAGGGCCGCACCGTGCTGGTGCCGGCCGCCAAGCTCGCCTACGTCGAGATCGGCACCGCGAGCGTCGGGACGGTCGGCTTCCGCAGCTGA
- a CDS encoding TetR/AcrR family transcriptional regulator, which translates to MPAGQHDAEAASAAPARQRGARLPRRERRAQLLESALGVFVASGYHAAAMDDIAERAGVSKPVLYQHFPGKMDLYLALLDIACDQVIDNCRAALASTPDNKQRVAATIDAFYDYVADDNGAFRLVFESDLTNEAAVRQLVDRVTTECAAMIAEVIRDDTGLPDESSRLLAVSLVGMAQVSARFWLNDTAGIDRADATALIAGLAWRGIRGYPKADEH; encoded by the coding sequence GTGCCAGCTGGCCAGCACGACGCCGAGGCCGCCTCCGCCGCGCCCGCCCGGCAGCGCGGGGCCCGCCTGCCGCGCCGCGAGCGCCGCGCCCAGCTGCTCGAGTCGGCGCTCGGGGTCTTCGTGGCCTCGGGCTACCACGCCGCGGCGATGGACGACATCGCCGAGCGCGCGGGCGTCTCGAAGCCGGTGCTCTACCAGCACTTCCCCGGCAAGATGGACCTCTACCTGGCGCTGCTCGACATCGCCTGCGACCAGGTCATCGACAACTGCCGCGCGGCGCTGGCCTCCACCCCCGACAACAAGCAGCGCGTGGCCGCGACCATCGACGCCTTCTACGACTACGTCGCCGACGACAACGGCGCCTTCCGGCTGGTCTTCGAGTCCGACCTGACCAACGAGGCCGCGGTGCGCCAGCTGGTCGACCGTGTCACCACGGAGTGTGCGGCGATGATCGCCGAGGTGATCCGCGACGACACCGGGCTGCCCGACGAGTCCTCGCGCCTGCTCGCGGTCTCGCTGGTGGGAATGGCACAGGTCAGCGCGCGGTTCTGGCTCAACGACACCGCGGGCATCGACCGCGCCGACGCCACCGCGCTGATCGCCGGCCTGGCCTGGCGGGGCATCCGTGGCTACCCCAAGGCCGACGAGCACTGA
- the moeZ gene encoding adenylyltransferase/sulfurtransferase MoeZ, protein MTYPALVEPAAELTVDEVRRYSRHLIIPDVGMTGQKRLKNAKVLVIGAGGLGSPALLYLAAAGVGTLGIAEFDEVDESNLQRQIIHTQSDIGKSKAVSAKESIAEANPYVEVVLHEERLDNDNVMDVFRGYDLIVDGTDNFATRYMVNDAAYFLGIPYVWGSIYRFDGQASVFAPSMAQDAPCYRCLYPEPPPPGMVPSCAEGGVLGVLCASIGSIQVNEAIKLLTGAGEPAIGKLVIYDALELEWRKLKVRKDPACRLCGPDADVTELIDYEAFCGAISEDAADAAAGSTISVNQLEKMLVEREAGERDFVLVDVREPNEYEINKIPGSVLIPKGEFLNGNALGQLPSDKQVVLHCKSGVRSAEALAVLKGAGFDDSVHVGGGVVAWVNQVDPSQPSY, encoded by the coding sequence GTGACCTACCCAGCACTCGTGGAGCCGGCAGCCGAGCTGACCGTCGACGAGGTACGCCGCTACAGCCGGCACCTGATCATCCCCGACGTCGGGATGACTGGTCAGAAGCGCCTGAAGAACGCCAAGGTGCTCGTGATCGGCGCCGGCGGTCTCGGCAGCCCCGCGCTGCTCTACCTGGCCGCGGCCGGCGTCGGCACGCTCGGCATCGCCGAGTTCGACGAGGTCGACGAGTCCAACCTGCAGCGCCAGATCATCCACACCCAGTCCGACATCGGGAAGTCCAAGGCGGTCTCGGCCAAGGAGTCGATCGCCGAGGCCAACCCCTACGTCGAGGTGGTGCTGCACGAGGAGCGCCTCGACAACGACAACGTGATGGACGTCTTCCGCGGCTACGACCTGATCGTCGACGGCACCGACAACTTCGCGACCCGATACATGGTCAACGACGCGGCGTACTTCCTCGGGATCCCCTACGTGTGGGGCTCGATCTACCGCTTCGACGGCCAGGCCTCGGTCTTCGCGCCGTCGATGGCCCAGGACGCGCCGTGCTACCGCTGCCTCTACCCCGAGCCCCCGCCGCCGGGCATGGTCCCCAGCTGCGCCGAGGGCGGCGTGCTGGGCGTGCTGTGCGCCTCGATCGGCTCGATCCAGGTCAACGAGGCCATCAAGCTGCTGACCGGTGCGGGCGAGCCGGCCATCGGCAAGCTCGTCATCTACGACGCCCTCGAGCTGGAGTGGCGCAAGCTCAAGGTCCGCAAGGACCCGGCGTGCCGCCTGTGCGGCCCCGACGCCGACGTCACCGAGCTCATCGACTACGAGGCCTTCTGCGGCGCGATCTCCGAGGACGCCGCCGACGCGGCTGCGGGCTCGACGATCTCGGTGAACCAGCTGGAGAAGATGCTGGTCGAGCGCGAGGCCGGTGAGCGCGACTTCGTGCTGGTCGACGTGCGCGAGCCCAACGAGTACGAGATCAACAAGATCCCCGGCTCGGTGCTGATCCCCAAGGGCGAGTTCCTCAACGGCAACGCCCTGGGCCAGCTGCCCTCCGACAAGCAGGTCGTCCTGCACTGCAAGTCGGGGGTGCGCTCGGCCGAGGCGCTCGCGGTGCTCAAGGGCGCCGGCTTCGACGACAGCGTGCACGTCGGCGGCGGCGTGGTGGCCTGGGTCAACCAGGTCGACCCCAGCCAGCCGTCGTACTGA
- a CDS encoding MGMT family protein has protein sequence MRHPEDYVEDVLTCVEQVPPGRVTTYGAIAEAVGRYGPRRVGNVMAGHGAAVAWWRVVRADGSLPPSHDGEALQAYLEEGTPLRPSGRVDLAVAFFSPGPPARG, from the coding sequence GTGCGGCACCCGGAGGACTACGTCGAGGACGTGCTGACGTGCGTCGAGCAGGTGCCGCCGGGGCGGGTGACGACGTACGGCGCGATCGCCGAGGCCGTGGGTCGCTACGGCCCCCGTCGGGTCGGCAACGTGATGGCCGGCCACGGCGCGGCGGTGGCCTGGTGGCGGGTGGTGCGCGCCGACGGCTCGCTGCCGCCCAGCCACGACGGCGAGGCGCTCCAGGCCTACCTGGAGGAGGGCACGCCGCTGCGGCCCTCCGGGCGGGTCGACCTGGCGGTGGCGTTCTTCAGCCCCGGCCCTCCCGCGCGCGGCTGA
- a CDS encoding DUF1116 domain-containing protein encodes MRVVTVGVGLLGDAIEAQAVGVHRVDWRPPMPGTETDLATLALDPLRAQADARAVQAVIDTTAVLVDVLPAAEALGLERGRFLHAGPPLTWERASGPMRGALMGAAVLEGLVEHPDDAPALFESGAATMEPCHHNDAVGPMAGVVAPSMWMFVLEDPATGRRTHCTLNEGLGKVLRYGAYSPEVLARLRWMGDVLGPLLQGAVRAVRDEQGPVDVTGVLTQMLQMGDEAHNRNRAGTLMLLRDLAPALVAGVERGSSAADVADVLRFVGGNDHFFLNLAMPACKLALDAARGTEGSAMVVAMARNGTDFGIQVAGTGDEWFTGPAQVADGLFLGDYGPDDANPDIGDSAITETAGIGGFAMATAPAIVRLVGGSVPDALATTRRMHEITLAEHTRWAVPVLDFQGTPTGIDVTRVCRTGVLPQINTGMAGRVAGTGQVGAGLVTPPAEVFPAALARLAELSRAREGRG; translated from the coding sequence ATGAGGGTCGTCACCGTCGGGGTCGGCCTGCTCGGCGACGCCATCGAGGCCCAGGCCGTCGGGGTGCACCGGGTCGACTGGCGGCCCCCGATGCCCGGCACCGAGACCGACCTGGCCACGCTGGCGCTCGACCCGCTGCGCGCCCAGGCCGATGCCCGCGCCGTGCAGGCCGTCATCGACACCACCGCGGTGCTGGTCGACGTGCTGCCGGCCGCCGAGGCGCTCGGGCTCGAGCGCGGCCGGTTCCTGCACGCCGGGCCGCCGCTGACCTGGGAGCGGGCCTCCGGGCCGATGCGCGGAGCGCTGATGGGCGCGGCCGTGCTCGAGGGGCTGGTCGAGCACCCCGACGACGCCCCCGCGCTCTTCGAGTCGGGCGCGGCGACGATGGAGCCCTGCCACCACAACGACGCCGTCGGACCGATGGCCGGCGTGGTCGCCCCGAGCATGTGGATGTTCGTGCTCGAGGACCCCGCGACCGGCCGGCGCACCCACTGCACCCTCAACGAGGGACTCGGCAAGGTGCTGCGCTACGGCGCCTACTCCCCCGAGGTGCTGGCCCGGCTGCGCTGGATGGGCGACGTGCTGGGCCCGCTGCTGCAGGGCGCGGTGCGCGCGGTGCGCGACGAGCAGGGCCCGGTCGACGTCACCGGGGTGCTGACCCAGATGCTGCAGATGGGCGACGAGGCGCACAACCGCAACCGCGCCGGCACCCTGATGCTGCTGCGCGACCTGGCCCCGGCGCTGGTGGCCGGCGTCGAGCGCGGCAGCAGCGCCGCCGACGTCGCCGACGTGCTGCGCTTCGTCGGCGGCAACGACCACTTCTTCCTCAACCTGGCCATGCCCGCCTGCAAGCTGGCCCTCGACGCCGCCCGCGGCACCGAGGGGTCGGCCATGGTCGTGGCGATGGCGCGCAACGGCACCGACTTCGGCATCCAGGTCGCCGGCACCGGCGACGAGTGGTTCACCGGCCCGGCCCAGGTCGCCGACGGGCTCTTCCTCGGCGACTACGGCCCCGACGACGCCAACCCCGACATCGGCGACTCGGCCATCACCGAGACCGCCGGCATCGGCGGCTTCGCGATGGCCACCGCCCCCGCGATCGTGCGCCTGGTGGGCGGCAGCGTGCCCGACGCCCTGGCCACCACCCGCCGGATGCACGAGATCACCCTGGCCGAGCACACCCGCTGGGCGGTGCCGGTGCTCGACTTCCAGGGCACCCCGACCGGCATCGACGTCACCCGGGTCTGCCGCACCGGGGTGCTGCCGCAGATCAACACCGGCATGGCCGGCAGGGTCGCCGGCACCGGCCAGGTCGGAGCCGGGCTGGTCACCCCGCCCGCCGAGGTCTTCCCGGCCGCGCTGGCCCGGCTGGCCGAGCTCAGCCGCGCGCGGGAGGGCCGGGGCTGA
- a CDS encoding FdrA family protein produces the protein MSHLVQHVEVRSAYADSVALLQVSRTVAALPGVTAAQVAMATPLNLEVLTEMGFELPHAGPNDMVVALRLADPDPATLAAAVAGVDAALLALRTTRPAAAGQAAPPRTTATALREAHPDDPVLVSVPGASAVVEAADAIAAGHDVMIFSDNVPLEHEVALKRAAAERGLLVMGPDCGTALLDGVGLGFANVTRPGRVGIVAASGTGCQQLLALLDHAGVGVSWALGVGGRDLGSAVGGLATREALRRLDADPRVDRVVLVSKPPDDDVASALASYVDTLGTPVTTALLGPGRPDLTAVAEQVLADLGVPVPTWPVAGRVLRETRGELLRGLFVGGTLAQEAQLLARAAGVPHEVVDYGDDALTRGRAHPMIDPALRLEQLAHALDHPRTGVVLLDVVLGHGAEPDPASALVRVLAGAARPVVVTLVGTLADPQDLLAQRAALAEVAEVHLSNAGATRRALSLLTGGAR, from the coding sequence GTGAGCCACCTCGTCCAGCACGTCGAGGTGCGCAGCGCCTACGCCGACTCCGTCGCCCTGCTGCAGGTCAGCCGCACGGTGGCCGCGCTGCCGGGGGTCACGGCCGCCCAGGTCGCGATGGCCACCCCGCTCAACCTCGAGGTGCTCACCGAGATGGGCTTCGAGCTGCCCCACGCCGGGCCCAACGACATGGTCGTCGCGCTGCGCCTCGCCGACCCCGACCCGGCGACGCTGGCGGCGGCGGTGGCCGGGGTCGACGCCGCGCTCCTCGCGCTGCGCACCACGCGGCCGGCCGCCGCCGGTCAGGCCGCACCCCCGCGCACCACCGCCACGGCCCTGCGCGAGGCGCACCCCGACGACCCCGTGCTCGTCTCGGTGCCGGGCGCGTCAGCCGTCGTCGAGGCCGCCGACGCGATCGCCGCCGGGCACGACGTGATGATCTTCAGCGACAACGTGCCGCTCGAGCACGAGGTCGCCCTCAAGCGGGCGGCGGCCGAGCGGGGCCTGCTGGTGATGGGCCCCGACTGCGGCACCGCCCTGCTCGACGGGGTCGGCCTCGGCTTCGCCAACGTCACCCGGCCGGGCCGGGTCGGCATCGTGGCCGCCTCGGGCACCGGCTGCCAGCAGCTGCTCGCCCTCCTCGACCACGCCGGCGTCGGCGTCTCGTGGGCGCTCGGCGTCGGTGGCCGCGACCTCGGGTCGGCGGTGGGCGGGCTGGCCACCCGCGAGGCGCTGCGCCGGCTCGACGCCGACCCGCGCGTCGACCGCGTGGTGCTGGTCTCGAAGCCGCCCGACGACGACGTCGCGAGCGCCCTGGCGTCGTACGTCGACACGTTGGGCACCCCGGTCACCACGGCGCTGCTGGGCCCCGGGCGCCCCGACCTGACCGCCGTCGCCGAGCAGGTGCTGGCCGACCTGGGGGTGCCGGTGCCCACGTGGCCGGTCGCGGGGCGGGTGCTGCGCGAGACCCGGGGTGAGCTGCTGCGCGGGCTCTTCGTCGGCGGCACCCTGGCCCAGGAGGCGCAGCTGCTGGCCCGCGCGGCCGGGGTGCCCCACGAGGTGGTCGACTACGGCGACGACGCGCTGACCCGGGGCCGGGCGCACCCGATGATCGACCCGGCCCTGCGCCTGGAGCAGCTCGCGCACGCGCTCGACCACCCGCGCACCGGCGTGGTGCTCCTCGACGTGGTGCTGGGCCACGGCGCCGAGCCCGACCCCGCCTCCGCCCTGGTGCGCGTGCTGGCCGGCGCCGCCCGACCGGTCGTGGTGACCCTGGTCGGCACCCTGGCCGACCCGCAGGACCTCCTGGCACAGCGGGCCGCGCTCGCCGAGGTCGCCGAGGTGCACCTGTCCAACGCAGGCGCGACACGACGCGCGCTGTCGCTGCTCACTGGAGGAGCACGATGA
- a CDS encoding oxamate carbamoyltransferase subunit AllH family protein, producing the protein MSPRHTVPVSAAPRVLDRVRSSPDTPPGDGLRLLHRARLAAYVDLDGWALGLVDPAASRPPNALVLGPGVLGGLALDDVRVRAGRLLLDGRPVAVGRLHDPSVPNVPTLGGGGPEPDPPDVAALVGRGAGLTPEGDDLLCGWLAAHRATGTPTPRTDALVRAHLHRTTLLSATLLEAALLGETLPELGAWLAARGGPHEPARAAALTAVGHTSGAALLLGARCALGRRPLRVPHLPGAAA; encoded by the coding sequence GTGAGCCCCCGCCACACCGTCCCTGTGAGCGCGGCGCCGCGCGTGCTCGACCGGGTGCGCTCCTCCCCCGACACCCCGCCCGGCGACGGGCTGCGACTGCTGCACCGCGCCCGCCTGGCGGCGTACGTCGACCTCGACGGCTGGGCGCTCGGGCTCGTCGACCCCGCGGCGTCGCGACCGCCGAACGCGCTCGTGCTCGGCCCCGGCGTGCTCGGTGGCCTCGCCCTCGACGACGTGCGGGTGCGCGCGGGCCGGCTGCTGCTCGACGGCCGACCGGTCGCCGTCGGTCGCCTGCACGACCCCAGCGTGCCCAACGTGCCCACCCTCGGCGGTGGCGGCCCCGAGCCGGACCCGCCCGACGTGGCCGCCCTCGTCGGCCGCGGCGCCGGGCTGACCCCCGAGGGCGACGACCTGCTGTGCGGCTGGCTGGCCGCGCACCGGGCCACCGGCACGCCGACCCCGCGCACCGACGCCCTCGTGCGCGCCCACCTGCACCGCACGACCCTGCTCTCCGCGACGCTGCTCGAGGCCGCCCTGCTCGGCGAGACCCTGCCCGAGCTGGGCGCCTGGCTGGCCGCCCGGGGCGGGCCCCACGAGCCGGCGCGGGCCGCGGCCCTCACCGCGGTCGGCCACACCTCCGGTGCCGCGCTCCTGCTCGGTGCCCGCTGCGCGCTCGGGCGGCGGCCCCTCCGCGTCCCCCACCTCCCAGGAGCCGCCGCGTGA
- a CDS encoding PucR family transcriptional regulator: MEPDVSTGALARIDRLHRGLTRLVLEGGDLDAVAGEVARVLEVGVLITSTDGRERAAALPASLRASLAEVDLLTTSGRVRVERLEGRAGPATRVGAGEARGVRVVAGEHDLARLVAVRAQGPVGDDDLALLERAADLTALVLTRQDAVAEVEHKYAGDFLRDVFLGRAGDDGFVADHAASLGWRLEGPTVVLVAEIDPAPGPDAVADRVEWRRWQERFAAAWRQVLRGVDARIPVVDLSHEVVVLVPLDAGATSDLLPGEDVVRRVVAAVAGDKGGGRRPFSAGVSRPAPGLAELPAAYAQARRAVDVGRRVRGGGSTTFFDQLGLHRLIAMVPDTAELRAFADDVLGPLARDTTEALDLRETLQVLLDTNFNVAEAARTQFFHYNTMRYRVTKLERLLGPLSSDPHLRLDVAVALRVLDVAG; this comes from the coding sequence ATGGAGCCGGACGTCTCGACCGGTGCGCTGGCGCGCATCGACAGGCTGCACCGCGGGCTGACGCGGCTGGTGCTCGAGGGCGGCGACCTCGACGCGGTCGCGGGCGAGGTCGCGCGGGTGCTCGAGGTGGGTGTGCTGATCACCTCGACCGACGGTCGGGAGCGGGCCGCCGCGCTGCCCGCCTCGCTGCGCGCGTCGCTGGCCGAGGTCGACCTGCTGACGACCAGCGGGCGGGTGCGCGTGGAGCGGCTGGAGGGTCGTGCGGGCCCGGCGACCCGGGTCGGCGCCGGCGAGGCTCGCGGGGTGCGGGTCGTCGCGGGCGAGCACGACCTGGCCCGGCTGGTCGCGGTGCGCGCGCAGGGCCCGGTCGGCGACGACGACCTGGCGCTGCTCGAGCGGGCGGCCGACCTGACGGCGCTGGTGCTCACGCGGCAGGACGCGGTCGCCGAGGTCGAGCACAAGTACGCCGGCGACTTCCTGCGCGACGTCTTCCTCGGCCGCGCCGGCGACGACGGGTTCGTGGCCGACCACGCGGCCTCGCTGGGCTGGCGGCTCGAGGGGCCGACCGTGGTGCTGGTGGCCGAGATCGACCCCGCTCCCGGTCCCGACGCCGTGGCCGACCGGGTGGAGTGGCGCCGCTGGCAGGAGCGCTTCGCCGCCGCCTGGCGGCAGGTGCTGCGCGGTGTCGACGCCCGCATCCCCGTCGTGGACCTGTCCCACGAGGTCGTGGTGCTGGTGCCGCTCGACGCAGGTGCGACGAGCGACCTGCTGCCGGGCGAGGACGTCGTGCGCCGCGTGGTCGCCGCGGTCGCCGGCGACAAGGGTGGCGGCCGGCGGCCGTTCTCGGCGGGGGTCAGCCGCCCTGCCCCCGGGCTCGCCGAGCTGCCGGCGGCGTACGCGCAGGCCCGGCGGGCGGTCGACGTGGGGCGACGGGTGCGCGGCGGTGGCTCGACCACGTTCTTCGACCAGCTCGGCCTGCACCGGCTGATCGCGATGGTCCCCGACACCGCCGAGCTGCGCGCCTTCGCCGACGACGTGCTGGGGCCGCTGGCCCGCGACACCACCGAGGCGCTCGACCTGCGCGAGACCCTGCAGGTGCTGCTCGACACGAACTTCAACGTCGCCGAGGCCGCCCGCACCCAGTTCTTCCACTACAACACGATGCGCTACCGCGTCACCAAGCTCGAGCGCCTCCTCGGCCCTCTCTCCAGCGACCCCCACCTGCGCCTCGACGTCGCCGTCGCGCTGCGCGTGCTCGACGTCGCCGGCTGA